A window from Hoeflea sp. IMCC20628 encodes these proteins:
- a CDS encoding lipoprotein, whose product MTTGPWIKTICAMSLLGIVLTGCGKKGPLERPGVTVVPANTADEASPAPVRERRFILDGLLE is encoded by the coding sequence ATGACGACCGGTCCCTGGATCAAAACGATATGCGCAATGTCCCTGCTCGGCATAGTCCTCACCGGCTGTGGCAAGAAGGGTCCGCTTGAGCGCCCTGGTGTGACGGTTGTGCCGGCGAACACCGCCGACGAAGCCTCACCCGCACCAGTCAGGGAACGGCGTTTCATCCTTGATGGTCTTCTCGAATAG